The sequence below is a genomic window from Malassezia restricta chromosome IV, complete sequence.
TTCGTCCTTCTTCGCCTCTTCAGCCTGGTTGGATGCCGCAGCTTCGCCCTCAGCTTCCTTAGCTAGAGCTTCTGCACCAGACAGGTCGTCACCCTCTTCAGCAAAAATAGCAATGGTTTTATTCACGGGCACATCCTTCGAGCCATCACCAGACTGGAACGTCAGTTTTTCCATGTACGTACAATAATCTTGGCCAATACACCATCGTCTTGCGCTTCCACTTCCATGGTCGCTTTGTCCGTTTCCTGCATGTCAGATTTCAAAAATACGTACGATTTCCAACAAAACTTCCCCACTGTTGAACGACTCACCCTCTTTCTTGTGCCAAGCAGCAATGCCACCGGATTCCATCGTGGGACTCATGGCAGGCATAGTAAACTTACTCAGCTCGCGCAGAGCTGCACTCGTGTGCAGTCCAGCCACCGGGTgcaagcgcatgcgcatacCGGCGCGAAGCATTTGCTGGCGCAAAAGAGCGTACATGATGGGAGACTGATGAAACGGCTCAAGCCAAATTCAACCTGTGCGGGCCACCGTTTTTAATCCACCCGCGGCATGAAACGGGGAATTATGTTGCACCTGACGCAGCCCACCGCAATTTTGCCACACCGTACGCGCCACGCGTGCTTCGATGCCACCTGCCGCTCAGGAACACCTACAGCATGTACATGATGCGCTCCTATCTGAACTAGGCCATGTTCCTTTAAGTAATGTATGGCTTAATGAGTGCATAGCACATCTTTGCAGCCTCTATCCAACATTAGTCTTTGATAGGGCTCAGCTTCTTCAGCGTGTTCGTGCGCAATTACTCGTGTCGGACCTAATTCAATCTATGGACCACGGCTCACTTCAGCTTCACAAGTATTCACAAGCATTGGTGCAGGTGGTTGGTATAATGGACGTAGGCGTATCAGCTCAATCGCTCTATGACGCTTGGATTTCTCGAGAAGCTGAGCCTACTACGCCATTTCCACGCGGCATGCTTCGCTTAGAGCTTAGCGATGGCTTTATTCAACAGCCTATAATGGCTTATGAGTATGAACCGATACCCGACCTCAGCCTCCTTACCTGCTTAGGGACCAAGCTCTTACTGCGTCATCCCATCCAGGAACGTGGAATCTTATTATTGTCGCCACAGTCTGTATGTGTGCTAGGAGGCACGATACCAGAGCTGGATTCCCATGCCGCCCTAGCCGAACGAATTTGCGCCCCGCTCAACAAAGACGTGTCCACCCTCAAGGTTCAACGTCACCCTACAACAAGTCTGAGCTTTGCTAATACGAGCAAAAAAAAATCTGTCGAATCTGAGTCCCAATTCAAGCGAGTAGAAGAAAAGCAGCCAGATATGGAAGCGATTTCTCTCGATGATAATGAGGACGATGATGTGTTATTGATGGATGCAGAATTAGCAATTCGCGAAGCCGAGCTAACACATACTCAGAGTCCGAGATCCTCCTTATTACAAAAGCTTTACGATACGCCTATGTCAACACCATCTGCAACACCCTCCTCTTCGCATCCTGAGTCAATATCCACTTCAGCAAGGCATGCACACGATAAACTCTTTGTGCCTAAGCGCGGCACGCCTATATCACAATCTTCTTCTATCTATCTCGTGTCTTCGGATGTCGAAGATGCGGCTGATCCTCCCACTGATTCACGCACGTATATAGCCATATCGGATGACTCTGACGATGCTTAGACCCTAGTACCTCTCTGCAATGTACATATTCGGCCGAAGGTGCCACAATCGCCTATGGGAAGAAAACAAATCTAGCTGCTTTGTCACTTTGCAAGACTGCCCTACGACGTCAGCACTGCACACGCTTTATCATGCCCAGTCAAAAGCGCGGAGATAAGATGCGAAATGCTGCGATGCAggaggccatgcgctctACGATGCGGTATCGACATGGCGCCATCATTACAAAGGGTGGCAAAATTTTGAGTCAGGGGCATAATCACGTCCGAACTGGTTTCAGTGGGCCTCTCTTCGCACATGAGGCCGTCCATCTACCCTCCAACCGACAAATGGAAGTAAACGATGAAGATACTTCTGATAATTCCTGTTGTCATCCGGCTACCCGATCAGGACCCCGCTCACAGTCCCAGGCATATTTCAGTATGCATGCCGAGATGCACGCCGTGACTTCAGCACTACGTGGTGCCAAGCCTCACATACCGCGAAGCAGTCTCATTCTTGATCCAGTTGATGTCGCATGTTCAAAGCTCCGAGAGATGTCGCTCGAGATGCAGGATGGCTCCCGCTTCAGCGACGCGTCCTCCATGGTATCCACCGGTAAGCGCGTGGTGAATACCAAGACCAAGTGTGATCGTGCATTGGTTGAGGGCGCGAAGCGGGAGCAAGAACGCGTCGCTTTTGCCACGGAAACTCAGTGGTGTCTTAAACCGCGCGATAAAGCAGGAACAAAAGAAAAACCAAAGGCACGCCCGCGCTGGAGCTTTGAGCGCTGCGCGGTTCCAATGCTCTCAATTCGACGGTAATTATTCTACCAAGCGACGCCAGAATGCGCTGCAAATGCAACGTACTCAGCAGattgagcagcgcaagcgtGAGAAGCGGGAGCGCAAGGCTCGTGGACTAAGGAATGCTAGTTCTAgtggcagcagctcgtcaagcGAGACGCTTTCCTTGTCTGATCCACCTACCCCGCCCAATGAAGCCGCCCCTTTGACTGTGGCGGATGAAGCAGAGAGACTATCTACATCGCACACACCCCCTATACCTGCTTCTACGACGCTTGCTTACCGCAAGGTCGTGATGCGGCGATCACATTCTAATATGGTGGACTCTCGTATACGTGGCGCTGACTTGTATGTTGTCCGACTGCTGCAGGATACACATTCTAAGGCGAAGATGAAggagcagcgtcgtcgacaaCGCGGGCAGACTTCTGTGTCAGATACTGCTTCAAATGTGAGACCACAATATGCTGACAGTCGTCCATGCTGGCGCTGTCTGGAATGGATGTACTGGGCAGGAATCAAGCGGGTATTCTGGACGGATACGGATGGTGCATGGCACGGTGATAAGGTCGTTCAACTCCTATTTGGTTCCGCCAATCCTAATGGCCTTGCGTCCATGACGTCGTCGGCAGTCTATGTTCCTGTTCATCTTACACAATATGAGCACGCTGCCGCGAAGTTGCGGATCAAGACGTCGTCTCAGCGCTCATGCATGGATGACAATGATACCTTTCTCATGTAAGTATAAAACATCGATTAGTTCAACTTCCAAACGAACCTCGATCTTAAAGCGCAATTGGAAGATTTAAAATGCCATGTGCAATGTAGACCTATTAATCTGTGTTTCATGCATGTATATGCATGCACCTCCACTCTCCCGGCAGACATTTGCAACGGCAAGCGcccgccgcggcgccgatggGCGCCGCCTTGGATGGCGAGGCGGTGAAAGTCCCCTCCGCTGTCAACTCGTTCTTTTCCCACGACCGCGTCTCAAACACGTCGTACACGTACGGCATCGTTATAGATTGGCACTTCAGCAATTTGACAGTTAGCTAGGCTGATCTAAGCGATGCTGAAAGGCATGTATGATAATCAAGCGTCGCACCCGGTAGACGCAGCGGACCAAACCATGTTTGTTCACGAGTCACGGCCATCGGAGACATCCAACGCCCTGGATGCTTTCACAGACACAGATGATGAGGGCATGAGATCAGATCCTCATTCTACGCAGACATTTCAGGCACGAACCCCATCGGCACGTTTGTATCAATCAAGATCCTCTGCAACTGCCAGCCCATCATATTTTGTGATTGTGATACCTCCTGCTGACCTCCCCGTGGAAGCGCTACCGCGAATGGTCTCCGCTCGCGCACTCGCTCGCCGTGGTACTCTTTTGCCTTTGTATCCCACACTCGGTGGTCAGCTGTATGCCATTGCACGTGAGTATGGCCTTCCCAGTGTTGGCGGTATTTCGCTCTACCTGGTAGACGATGGAAATGGTAACGGTGGACCTCGGATTGGTGACAGCACATGGGCCGCACTATGGAGCAGTTTCTTCGAGGATGACCTAGAGGATGCTCtaccaccaccacccatgTCGGATGTCTTTGAGTCAGAGCCGCATCAGCGTGTTTCGTCCTTTTCTTATCAACGCAGGGGTTCTGGACAGTATCCCACACCgcctcgccctcgtcaGACGACACCATCTCGGCGCCTTCAACGTATTTCAAGCCATGCGTCAATGGCAACCACCCGCTCGATGCCT
It includes:
- a CDS encoding RecQ-mediated genome instability protein 1, yielding MPPAAQEHLQHVHDALLSELGHVPLSNVWLNECIAHLCSLYPTLVFDRAQLLQRVRAQLLVSDLIQSMDHGSLQLHKYSQALVQVVGIMDVGVSAQSLYDAWISREAEPTTPFPRGMLRLELSDGFIQQPIMAYEYEPIPDLSLLTCLGTKLLLRHPIQERGILLLSPQSVCVLGGTIPELDSHAALAERICAPLNKDVSTLKVQRHPTTSLSFANTSKKKSVESESQFKRVEEKQPDMEAISLDDNEDDDVLLMDAELAIREAELTHTQSPRSSLLQKLYDTPMSTPSATPSSSHPESISTSARHAHDKLFVPKRGTPISQSSSIYLVSSDVEDAADPPTDSRTYIAISDDSDDA
- a CDS encoding proteophosphoglycan ppg4 yields the protein MPSQKRGDKMRNAAMQEAMRSTMRYRHGAIITKGGKILSQGHNHVRTGFSGPLFAHEAVHLPSNRQMEVNDEDTSDNSCCHPATRSGPRSQSQAYFSMHAEMHAVTSALRGAKPHIPRSSLILDPVDVACSKLREMSLEMQDGSRFSDASSMVSTGKRVVNTKTKCDRALVEGAKREQERVAFATETQWCLKPRDKAGTKEKPKARPRWSFERCAVPMLSIRR